The following proteins are encoded in a genomic region of Apis mellifera strain DH4 linkage group LG14, Amel_HAv3.1, whole genome shotgun sequence:
- the LOC552697 gene encoding zinc transporter foi isoform X2, with protein MSVATNEVHTKKKNLENVEINIQNNHIPIMKQDSTNLKDIEISERLGQFEITHNSKLNVIQFDKNQSPFNKIRTKRNDVDVLDEKYFMKKIFETYGDGTSITMEGFEKLLKKLGLLRLLTDISSLENHNIVASHNENPLDKSKNLQNNGLPEYENGIKKERCLSSKELLSTVARDMPYNLSTNNNSTLPSWLFERVCPALVYQLAGESSSERNGCIRVPENYKLTTINKYLGEDITRNMVQVWAYSTISILIISLCGLLGVAVIPFMGKIYYHQLLQFLVALAVGTLCGDALIHLLPHAMMSHHNHEYIHNDHVELDFKEQHNMNFKEQHNMNMWKGLVAMMGLALFFFTEKALTMLAEWRKLRQRRNKLPPRVRVMRETDGPNSNVVGEKLCKHKYSSYPYCYGEISTDIQDNHHNRQHNNHERPPVIEEEKPLTSNCNSVSKIMTNDIEKKPSKDWRLDDSIVNTKKNTDGADIPLNESESYTVIIREHETKHHGHTHSHGHVHSAPESMSSVAWMVVMGDGLHNFTDGMAIGAAFSANIAGGFSTAIAVFCHELPHELGDFAVLLKAGMSAKQAVFYNLLSSVLCLFGMIFGVLLGSTPSISNWMFAAAAGMFIYIALVDMIPELSSSHSVERSSQWQCILQALGLSCGLGIMLIIALYEHDLKNIFSD; from the exons taaccaCATACCAATAATGAAACAAGATTCTACAAATTTGAAGGATATAGAAATATCAGAAAGACTAGGCCAATTTGAAATTACACATAATAGTAAATTGAATGTAATACAATTTGACAAAAATCAAAgtccttttaataaaatcaggaCAAAAAGAAATGATGTAGATGTtttagatgaaaaatatttcatgaagaaaatttttgaaacttatGGAGATGGTACAAGTATAACAATGGAAGGTtttgaaaagttattaaaaaaattaggattATTGAGATTATTAACTGATATATCAAGTTtagaaaatcataatattgttGCTAGTCACAATGAAAATCCACtcg acAAGTCAAagaatttgcaaaataatgGTTTACCAGAATatgaaaatggaattaaaaaagaacgg tGCTTAAGtagtaaagaattattaagtaCTGTTGCAAGAGATATGCCATACAATTTGagtactaataataattcaacattACCAAGCTGGCTTTTTGAACGTGTATGTCCAGCTCTTGTTTATCAATTAGCTGGTGAATCAAGCTCAGAGAGAAATGGATGTATTCGTGTACCAGAGAATTATAAGCTAAcaacaattaacaaatatcTTGGAGAAGATATAACTCGTAATATGGTTCAAg tGTGGGCCTACTCAACAATCAGTATTCTAATAATCAGTCTTTGTGGTTTACTTGGTGTTGCTGTTATACCTTTCAtgggtaaaatttattatcatcaattattacaatttttagttGCTCTTGCTGTAGGAACATTATGCGGTGATGCTCTTATTCATCTTTTGCCACAT gcaATGATGTCGCATCataatcatgaatatattcataatgatCATGTTGAGTTAGATTTTAAAGAGCaacataatatgaattttaaagagCAACATAATATGAATATGTGGAAAGGATTAGTTGCAATGATGGGACtagcattatttttttttaccgagaAAGCTTTAACAATGTTAGCAGAATGGAGAAAACTTCGGCAACGCCgtaataaa ctTCCACCACGTGTTCGAGTAATGAGAGAAACTGATGGACCAAATAGTAATGTTGTTGGAGAGAAACTTTGcaaacataaatattcatcataCCCATATTGTTATGGTGAAATTAGCACAGATATTCaag ataATCATCATAATCGTCAACATAATAATCATGAAAGACCTCCTgtgatagaagaagaaaaaccatTAACATCAAATTGTAATtcagtttcaaaaattatgacgaatgatatagaaaaaaaaccaAGTAAAGATTGGAGACTAGACGATTCAATAGTAAATACTAAGAAAAATACAGATGGAGCAGATATACCATTAAATGAATCAGAAAGTTATACTGTTATTATACGTGAACATGAAACAAAACATCATGGTCATACCCATTCACATG gtCATGTTCATTCTGCACCTGAATCTATGTCGAGTGTTGCTTGGATGGTAGTAATGGGTGATGGTTTGCATAATTTTACTGATGGTATGGCTATAGGTGCAGCTTTTTCAGCAAATATAGCGGGTGGTTTCTCCACAGCAATAGCTGTATTTTGTCACGAATTACCTCATGAATtag GAGATTTTGCGGTTTTATTAAAAGCCGGTATGAGCGCTAAACAAGCTGTTTTCTATAATCTGTTATCTTCTGTACTTTGTTTGTTTGGTATGATATTTGGTGTATTATTAGGAAGTACTCCTTCTATAAGTAATTGGATGTTTGCAGCTGCTGCaggaatgtttatatatatagctttaGTAGACATG attccAGAATTATCTTCAAGTCACTCTGTAGAGCGTAGCTCTCAATGGCAATGTATTTTACAAGCATTAGGGCTATCATGTGGCCTtggaataatgttaattatagcACTCTATGAACacgatcttaaaaatatattcagtgattaa